Proteins from a single region of Sneathiella aquimaris:
- a CDS encoding GumC family protein translates to MDFNELLIQLGETISRRRRLFLVFFIVCFLAAIVGAYLKPQKFESQATIYVTLASPRLDTSQSEEKNNLAIIQPSEFVASQVELMQTKSLIEELVDTVPPWIFERTPSSKWYIRMIVDVADFFLRGLDTVLVKMKLIEPENKRYERIKLIEDNLEIFPVRKSQVIEVSFTSKNPAVPKVVLEAFIDIYRTRLAKLRSTSEGATVYLQQAEKLSTELAKAEQALADFMAEKNVFDIEAEKAQILTRLDSLAPLINSLKAASKNTGRLEFTVTSFAAPPQILEKITTLNGLLIERIRLAASYTENQRDVLRLDKQISSLREALRGDFERLSEVIEQDRARLEYLQKIQPRYDWLSRQTRVLAASYETYSKAAKDRETFFDRDNQILTQVIDAPTVPYHPLKPSRLFLVITGFFLSLMLAMAAALITEWIFRVRSLYATSNNKITEQSGPSEKPASPALQDAGTASDEGPKTATFRPTSKWPVHPNSSVGD, encoded by the coding sequence ATGGATTTTAACGAACTGCTTATTCAATTAGGCGAAACCATCTCGCGAAGGCGACGTTTGTTTTTGGTGTTTTTTATTGTCTGTTTCCTGGCGGCTATCGTCGGTGCCTATCTTAAGCCCCAAAAATTCGAATCTCAGGCGACGATCTATGTCACACTTGCCTCACCGCGCCTTGACACGTCACAATCAGAAGAAAAAAACAATCTCGCCATCATCCAACCCTCGGAGTTTGTGGCCTCTCAGGTCGAACTGATGCAAACCAAAAGCCTTATCGAGGAATTGGTGGATACCGTTCCCCCCTGGATTTTTGAACGAACCCCTTCCTCTAAATGGTATATCCGTATGATTGTGGATGTGGCCGATTTTTTCCTGCGTGGTTTGGACACCGTGCTTGTCAAAATGAAGCTGATCGAACCTGAGAACAAGCGTTATGAGCGCATCAAGCTCATCGAAGACAATCTCGAGATTTTTCCCGTTCGTAAATCGCAGGTAATTGAGGTGAGCTTCACTTCAAAAAATCCCGCGGTCCCTAAAGTCGTCCTAGAAGCATTTATCGACATCTATCGCACCCGACTCGCTAAATTGCGATCTACCTCTGAGGGCGCAACCGTCTATTTGCAACAGGCCGAAAAGCTCAGTACGGAACTGGCAAAAGCAGAGCAGGCCTTGGCAGATTTTATGGCTGAAAAAAACGTCTTTGATATCGAGGCTGAGAAAGCACAAATCCTCACCCGACTGGATAGTCTTGCCCCCCTGATAAACTCCCTAAAAGCGGCCAGCAAAAATACAGGCAGGCTGGAATTTACAGTAACCAGTTTTGCCGCCCCGCCGCAAATTCTTGAGAAAATCACCACCCTTAACGGCTTATTGATCGAGCGGATCCGGCTGGCAGCGAGTTACACGGAAAACCAGCGCGACGTCCTGCGATTGGACAAACAGATATCAAGTCTGCGTGAGGCTTTGCGCGGCGATTTTGAGCGTTTAAGTGAAGTGATCGAACAAGACCGGGCCAGGCTTGAATACCTACAGAAAATTCAACCCCGCTACGATTGGCTGTCCCGTCAGACGCGTGTGCTGGCGGCTTCGTATGAAACTTACAGCAAGGCCGCAAAAGATCGGGAGACCTTTTTTGATCGCGACAATCAAATCCTCACACAGGTTATTGACGCCCCGACCGTCCCTTATCATCCTCTTAAACCCTCTCGGTTATTCCTTGTTATCACCGGATTTTTTCTTTCATTGATGCTGGCGATGGCAGCCGCCCTGATTACCGAATGGATATTCCGCGTCCGAAGCCTGTACGCCACATCGAATAACAAGATAACGGAACAGTCCGGGCCATCAGAAAAACCGGCCTCACCCGCATTACAGGATGCTGGGACGGCCTCTGATGAAGGCCCCAAAACGGCCACATTTCGACCAACCTCGAAGTGGCCTGTCCACCCCAATTCATCCGTTGGAGATTGA
- a CDS encoding class I SAM-dependent methyltransferase, translating to MISEAESITHQHLLSVLNTELTKLDLADTVRVLDIGCGDGHLIKYLTANIGVLNPAMKFEIYGFDVDDHGVQSEGYFAQTIVLLEENFPNIPWQERLRVISADEPWPYPDGFFDIVLSNQVLEHVADHHMFFAETHRTLCDNGIAVHLFPSKHCVYEVHLHLPWVHRISNHDLLETYIRFLSRLGLGKYKRHNKKSPLSVEKFAQRHADYIFFFTNYLTCSELCKLGKTHHLPTTFRYTKEFYSAKLRAILGLKPTYIFNKNRSVLADSLSAFFLRYVSAVTLVQHKTQRYTEQD from the coding sequence ATGATTAGTGAAGCTGAGAGTATAACGCACCAACATTTATTGAGCGTTTTGAATACTGAACTTACAAAATTGGATCTGGCCGATACGGTTAGGGTTCTTGATATTGGTTGTGGGGATGGCCACCTGATCAAGTATCTGACAGCGAATATCGGCGTCCTTAATCCGGCGATGAAATTCGAGATATATGGATTTGATGTTGACGATCATGGCGTGCAATCCGAAGGGTATTTCGCGCAAACAATTGTCCTGTTGGAAGAAAACTTTCCGAACATTCCCTGGCAGGAAAGGTTGCGGGTAATCTCAGCGGATGAGCCGTGGCCCTATCCGGATGGATTTTTTGACATTGTCCTGTCCAATCAAGTGCTTGAACATGTCGCCGACCATCACATGTTTTTTGCCGAAACTCACAGAACTCTGTGTGATAATGGCATTGCTGTGCATCTTTTCCCGTCAAAACACTGTGTGTACGAAGTTCATCTGCATTTACCCTGGGTCCACAGAATTTCGAACCATGATCTGTTGGAAACGTATATCCGTTTTCTTAGCCGGCTCGGTCTTGGAAAATACAAACGCCATAATAAAAAGAGCCCCCTTTCAGTTGAAAAATTCGCGCAACGCCATGCCGACTACATTTTCTTTTTCACGAATTATTTAACCTGCAGCGAGCTCTGCAAGTTAGGAAAAACGCATCATTTGCCAACAACTTTCAGGTATACGAAAGAATTCTACAGCGCAAAGCTGCGTGCCATTCTGGGGTTGAAGCCGACCTATATATTCAACAAAAACAGATCGGTATTAGCGGACTCGCTATCTGCATTTTTCCTAAGATATGTGTCAGCGGTGACCCTTGTTCAGCACAAAACCCAAAGGTATACCGAACAGGATTAG
- a CDS encoding ABC transporter substrate-binding protein, which produces MKHWLKGLTSGAITGCLALGAVAVGNVNNTEAFERVDGEKVLVVAGRQPVDTLDPSIKYNASIRMMQQALYDGLVKYEGTPPRVVPWLAESWDVSEDGKSWTFNLAKNAKFHNGDLVTADAVAFSFKRTMQINKGPSWMLAGFLKQEGIEVVDPHTIRFNLEKPYGAFLSFLPWWYVMNPAQIAANSQEGDLGQKWMIENEAGSGPYRLKRFKQGTLYELERVKDYWKDGDNGANIRGVVYKLIRESSAQRAALLRGEADIVLGLSPDEFDQVSKTNGIKTSTEPALTSFGLKFNTKGKYMSDKNLRKAVAFAFDYDSLLKIFNDKAELQTSPFTDGIKGKISVEEIPRYNVVKAKEYLAKSSYPEGGITLDYVYVQGFEVTRKMGLVLIDNLKALNISVNMVPLTWPNIVARGSKPETAADITAIFTTPVSIDPDAVAYQYHPNSWGKYYGSHFYDNPKVTSLIELARNTTDWEKRAPLYADIQRMIVDDQPEIFGMMRKRLIAYRDYVTGFTYSPVRMAAEIDLYGLGIGK; this is translated from the coding sequence ATGAAGCATTGGCTTAAAGGACTAACGAGCGGCGCAATAACAGGGTGCCTGGCTTTGGGAGCTGTCGCGGTTGGAAATGTTAATAATACCGAAGCGTTCGAAAGAGTTGATGGTGAAAAGGTTCTGGTTGTGGCCGGCCGACAGCCCGTTGATACTTTGGATCCGAGTATTAAATACAATGCCTCTATCCGGATGATGCAGCAGGCTCTGTATGACGGTTTGGTCAAATATGAGGGGACACCACCAAGGGTCGTTCCCTGGTTGGCGGAAAGCTGGGACGTGAGCGAAGATGGTAAGAGCTGGACATTTAATCTGGCAAAAAATGCTAAATTCCACAACGGAGACCTGGTAACGGCGGATGCAGTTGCTTTTTCTTTCAAGCGGACGATGCAGATTAATAAAGGCCCCTCATGGATGCTCGCCGGTTTTTTGAAACAGGAGGGGATTGAAGTTGTCGACCCCCATACCATCCGGTTTAATCTTGAAAAACCCTATGGTGCGTTTCTGTCGTTTTTGCCTTGGTGGTACGTTATGAACCCCGCGCAAATCGCTGCAAATTCGCAAGAGGGTGACCTGGGTCAGAAATGGATGATTGAGAATGAGGCGGGTAGTGGTCCTTATCGGCTAAAACGCTTTAAACAAGGAACACTTTACGAACTTGAGAGAGTAAAAGACTACTGGAAAGACGGGGATAACGGCGCCAATATTCGCGGCGTTGTATATAAACTTATTCGGGAGTCATCGGCACAAAGAGCCGCTTTGCTCAGGGGGGAGGCTGATATCGTTCTTGGGTTGTCACCGGATGAATTTGATCAGGTGTCGAAAACGAACGGGATCAAAACATCCACTGAGCCGGCACTGACCTCCTTTGGTCTCAAGTTTAATACCAAAGGAAAATACATGTCGGACAAGAATTTGCGAAAAGCCGTCGCCTTTGCTTTCGATTATGACAGTTTACTCAAGATTTTCAATGACAAGGCGGAGTTGCAAACCAGCCCGTTTACAGATGGAATTAAGGGAAAAATCAGCGTTGAGGAAATCCCGCGATACAATGTGGTAAAAGCCAAGGAATATCTGGCAAAATCCAGCTATCCAGAGGGCGGCATTACTTTGGACTATGTCTATGTTCAAGGCTTTGAAGTGACCCGCAAAATGGGTTTGGTTCTCATCGATAATCTGAAGGCACTGAACATTTCCGTCAATATGGTGCCTCTGACATGGCCCAATATTGTTGCCCGAGGATCAAAACCGGAAACGGCAGCTGATATTACGGCGATTTTTACAACGCCGGTTTCCATAGATCCGGATGCTGTGGCCTATCAATATCATCCAAATTCATGGGGCAAGTATTACGGATCGCACTTTTACGATAATCCGAAAGTCACTTCGTTGATTGAGCTGGCCCGTAATACAACAGATTGGGAAAAGCGGGCGCCACTTTACGCAGATATTCAGCGTATGATCGTGGATGATCAGCCGGAAATCTTTGGCATGATGAGGAAACGGCTCATTGCTTACAGGGATTATGTAACAGGATTCACATATAGCCCGGTCCGAATGGCAGCGGAAATCGATTTATACGGCCTGGGTATTGGTAAATAA